The segment ACGACAACCCGTTCATCGAGGCCAGCTTCAAGACACTCAAGTACGACCCAAGCTTCCCGAACCGGTTCGGCTCCATCCAGCACGCCCGGCAGCACTGCGAGGCGTTCTACACCTACTACAACCACGAGCACCGGCACTCCGGGATCGGCCTGCACACCCCGGCATCGGTGCATCACGGCACCGCCGGGCAGATCCGCGAGCAGCGGCAACGCACCCTCGACGCCGCCTGGGCCGCCCATCCGCAACGGTTCGGGCGCCGCCGGCCGCAACCGCCTCGCCTCCCGGACCAGGCATGGATCAACAAACCCGACGACAACGCCCTCGAACAGGCCGCCGCCGCACCAACGACCAGCCTTCCGGCAGCACAAAGCTAAACAAAATCAAGAAACTGTCTCAGTTGACTTGACAGGTTCCGGTTCACGGTGGAATGCAGTCTTTTGTTGTTGTAGTAGTTGATGTAGGCGAACACCGCCCGGCGGGCCTCGGCGCGGGTCGCGAAGACCCGGGTGCCGATCTCGGCTTTGAGGCTGGCGAAGAAGGACTCGGCGACGGCGTTGTCGAAACACGACCCGGTCCGGCCCATCGATGGCCGCATGTTCAGCCTGGTCAGCGTCGCCCGGAACGTGCTGGAGGTGTACTGGCTGCCGCGGTCAGAATGAAAGACCGCCCGCCGGTGGACCAGGCCGCGGCGGTGGGCCAGCTCGACGGCGTCGCAGACCAGTTCGGCGCGCATGTGCGTGGCCATGGCGTGCCCGATGACCTCCCGGTTGAACAGGTCGATCGTGGTCGCCAGATACAGCCAGCCTTCGACGGTGGGCAGGTAGGTGATGTCACCGACCAGCCGCCGGCCCGGCGCTGCGGCGGTGAAGTCACGGCGGATCAGGTCCGGTGCCGGCGCGGCCTTGGCGTCGGGCCGGGTCAGCGACCGCCGCCGGCGTCGGGTGATCCCGGCGAGACCGCGTTCACGCATGACACGTTCGACGCGCTTGCGGTTGATGCGCAGCCCGCGGCGGCGCAGCTCGGCGCTGACCCGCGGGGACCCGTAGCCGCGATGCTCGGCCTGGATCTGCCGGATCAGGGTGGCGAGGTGCTCGTCGTCGGCCTGACGCACCTGCCTCGCCGGTTCGGCGGCCAGCCACTCGTAGTAGCCCTGCCTGCGCTTGACCGCCAGCACACGGCACAGCCGTGCCACGCCGTAGACAGCGTGGTGCTCAGAGATGAACCGGTAGCGGTGGATCAACGACCCATCTCCTTCGCAAAATAGGCGGCCGCTTTCCGCAGGATCTCCTTCTCCGTCTCCAGCTCGGCGACCTTGCGCCGCAGCCGGCGCAACTCGTCTCGCTCGGCGCCGCTCAGCTCGCCGTCGTCCGTACCGCGGTGGCCGGCACGCTGCTCCTCGGCACGTTTCGCGGCGTTGACCCAGCCGCGCAGGGTCTCATGGTTGACACCGAGCTCACGGCCGACGTCACGGATCGTGCGGCCCGCAGAACGGACCAGCTCGACCGCGTCCCGACGGAAATCCTCGGAATACTTCGAAGGGCGGGGCACCCGGACATCCTTCCCCCAGACCACTGTCTGGTTTCAAGGTGTCCGGCTCGAAGGTGGAACCTCAGACCACAGTTCCTAGCGCGCTAGCGCTTACCGCGGTCAGTGCCGCTCGCCGTAGGCGCCGGTCCAGCCAGGCAGCCAGCGCCAGGCCACACCCCCACGGCAGCGACCAGGCCAACGCTACCTGCCCTAAAGTTGTCAGCTGCCAGGCGCTGGAGAGGCCAGCCAATAACAGCGGCAGTGCCACCGCCGTCGCACTGCCTAGAATGGTGAACTCGGGGCACGGCGGCCGCCACCATTCACGCCGGACGGCCTCAGCATGCTGCTTCACGAGTGCCAGTGCGAGGCAACATGCGACGGTTGAGGTAACGAGGACGACGGCCGTGAGGGGCATAAGTATGGGAAGCCGGCGGAATGGGATTCCCGTGGCGCCGCTGACATTGAACCAATCCCGCGAAGCTGCGAGGCCCCCACCGATCAGTTGCACAGAGCAGACGAAGGCAACGACGGCGGCAACGTCTCCATGGCGAGGACGCGCCACGAGCGCCAGCCCGCTCAGCAGGAGCGCGGCGAGCAACAGCCAGATCGCAGGAATGGTGGCCCAGCCGAGCCAGCTGGTGTTGCTGCCGACTAGGAGACCTGCTGCCACCGCAGCACCGGCAGCGGCCAGCGCGCACATCGTCATGCCGAGCCCAGCGAAGGGCACCGGCCTGCGTGTCGCGATGAGATCGTTTCCCGTCATGCTCAAGACAACGCTGTACCGACCGGTCGCGGTACGGATTCTAGAAAGAACCCCGGCACCGCGGATGCCGGAGGAGCACAGTGAGTTTCATTCAAGGCGACCCGCATCCGGATTCGCCGGTGAGAGTGCGTTGGATGCTCCAGCCATACCTCTACGCCTTGGACATGCCGCGACGAGCGAAAACGGCGTCGAATAGCTCCCATCCATCGACCTCGACCGCCCCGGGCTGATCCGGCTGCCATCCGCCATTCAGCGCCTCATCCAGCAATGCCCGTGCAGCACCCGGCTCGTGCAAGTTCAACGCTCGGCCGTCATTTCGCATGACCGCGCCGCTTTCCAAAAATCCGTCCGGCACGAGGCGATCCTTGCCCGCGCGGAAGACAACTTCGAGCAGTCCCTGTGCTTTATGGCGACGGATCTTGAGGATCTCGCGGCAATCTAGGTAGACCGGCGGACTCTGCGGGTTGTCAACTTGCTCGTGAAAGTGGCCGATGGACCACAGGAACGTGTGCTCTCCGACGATCAGGACCCGCGAAGCGCGACGGCGGGGCACACCGTGATCCTACAGGCACGAACCACGCGGGAGGAAACGATGAAGCGCTGCTGGGAAGGCAAGCGCTCGACACCGACGTCCGGTCCTGCCGTTACGGATTTAACTCTCATGCCGCGAGTCGCTCGCTACGCAGTGTCACGTTCGGCGCGTCGGTCGTCCAGTGGAGAACGACACGTTTCCTTTCGGGTTGAGGCGTAGGTCATCGGCCACTACGTCGCCGCGGCCGAGGCAGCAATCGCCGCGTACTTGCGATCTGGCCGGTCCGGGAACTGTTGCCTCATGCGCTGAAGCTCGGTGAAACCGGCTCTGGTCAGGCGGGTAGAAAACTCGTCTACCGGCCAGCTGTATGCCGGATAGACCTTGTGGTCGAACGCGGCCACCTCATCGTCGCTGTCGAAGAAGCCGATCACCAGCCTCCCGGAAGGCGCCAGCATCCGTCGGAACTCGATGAGTGCCCTGTCCAGCTCAGGTGGCGGCAGGTGGATCGTCGAGTACCAGGAGAGGATGCCAGCGGCCGCATGGTTGGCAAGACCCAGGTTGGTCATCGACCCGAGCCGGAACTGCGGACCGGGAAAGTGCGTCCGGGCGTAGTCGAGGAACTCTGGGACCATGTCGACGCCGGTCACCTCGGTGCCGAGCGAATGCAGGTAGCCACTCCAATGCCCGGGGCCGCAACCGAGATCGAGCACCATGCCGTTCAGGCCGACGAGGTGGTCTCGGACGAGGGCGGCCTCGTTCGCTGGGGCCTGCCAGTCACCACCGAACAAGGCGATGTACTGCTCCGACATGGATGAGTAGGCATCACGGACGGACCGGCTGTTCATGACGCCACCTTAAAGTCGGCTCCGCCTTCCCGAACGGTGGGCGCCAGCTGCGCGTCCCGCACCGCTCCGGCACAGCGCGCGGATCTGCCGCTCCGGGCGCGCTGGCGTTCATCGATGGTGGTGACGCAGCGTGGGGCATGGCTACTTCTTCGCGCTCGACGTCGGGAACCAAACTCCCTGATCATGTGGTGTTGCGGGCGGCGGTCGCCGCCTATCTGGGCCGCTACCGGGGCCAGACCCGGCTGCATGCCGAGTCGGATCTGCGGGTCTTCCTGCGCTGGTGCGCCCGTCAAGACCTCGATGCCTTGGCCGCCGAGCGGGCGGACATCGAACGCTGCGTGCGGTGGCTACAGGACGACGGCTGCTACCAGCCCTCGACGGTCTCGCGCCGACTGTCAGTCGTCGTAGTGTTCTGCCGGGTCTGCGTCATCGACCGGATCCTGCCGCACTCACCAGCAGACTACGTCCGCCGGCCCCGGGTGCCGGCAGAGTCGCCAACCCTGGGCCTGGGGCATCTGCAGTTCGAAGCGCTGATCACCACCGCCCGACTGTCGAACAACATCAACGACTTCGCGCTGGTGGCCCTGCTCGGGCTGCTCGGGCTACGCATCTTCGAGGCCTGCGGCCTGAATACCAGCGACCTCGGCGAGGAACACGGCCACCGCGTCCTTCGGGTGCGCGGCAAGGGCGGCAAGGTCGTGCTCGTCCCGCTGCCGCCCGCAGTTGCCCGCGCCGTCGATCAGGCGGTCGACGAGCGCGAGAGCGGGCCGATCCTGCGCAACACCCTTGGCCGGCGCCTGGACCGGCACGCCGCGACCCGCCGCCTCAAACAACTGGCTGCCGGTGCCGGCATCCGGATCCCGAGGATGCACCCGCACATGCTGCGGCACACCTTCGTCACCACCATGCTCGACGCCGGCGTGAGCCTGCGCGATGTTCAGATCGCCGCCCGCCACGCCGACCCGCGCACCACCATGCGCTACGACCGCGCCCGGCGGAACCTCGACCGGCACCCCAACTACATCCTGGCCGCCTACATGGCCTCCGGAACGTAAGCCCGACGCGCGAGTTTGCCGATGTGCGGATGTCGTCCCAGGGTCAGCAGGCGTCAGCCCAGTTGCCCGCGGCCAGCTGGAGTTGCCCGTTGGCGAAGCTGACGCGCGCGTCGGCCATCCATTGACTAATATCGATCGCTGTTCGCGTCACGGATCGCTCCGTCGTGTCGATGATGCGCACGGCCTAGCGACGATCAGTGGCGGGCCAGGAGTTCCACCGGCACCATCGCATCGGCTCCCAACCAGCGGCGGAGATCACCTCAGGGCGATGCTGGGGATCAACGGCGTGCTCCCGGTGCCACCGCCCCCAGCCAATGAAAGCCCGCTTGGCGTCAGCGTCCCATTTGCCAGGGTCGCGATCGTCGAGCCGACGCTGGCGCACCTGGTCGTCCACGTCCAGCAGGCAGGCCGCGATCCCGTTGAGTTTGACGGCCGACGGGCTCGCCAGTACTTCACCCAGCGGAGACTGCCCGGTCAACAGGACGTCGAGTCCATCGGCCTGATAGCGCAGCACACGCTGGATCCACTCTTCCATGCTGCGCTGGCGCCATGTCGTGTCCGCGCCCGCGGGGACACCGATCTCGTCGAAGTCGTGGACGACGAGTCCTTCGATCTTCGTTGCGGCGTGAGCCGCGGTCGTCTTCCCTGAGCAACTTGAACCCGCGATCGTCAGCAGCACTCCCAGAGTTTGCTGAATGCCTTATCCACAACGCGACCGAAATTCTGAGCTCGATTTTGCGGCATACCAACAGCGGCCCCATCTCCGGCAGCATCCGCTCATGCCGCGAGCTGCTCGCCGCCGAGCGTCACGTGGTGGTCTTCTACCGGTTCTGCGTCATTGACCAGATCCTGCCGCACTCGCCCAGCAGACTACGTGCGCCGGCCCCGGGTGCCGGCAGAGTCGCCGACCCTAGGCCGGCCGCGCGGACACGGGCCAGCGCTGCGGTTGACCAGGGCTGCGATTATGTCCTGCGATGATCGAGATTAATGGTCTGACCAAAAGGTACGGACGGGTCCATGCCGTCGACGACGTGACGTTCGCCGCACCACCGGGGCGGGTGACCGGGCTGCTCGGGCTCAACGGCTCCGGCAAGACCACGACGCTGCGGATGCTGCTCGGCCTGACCCGGCCGACGTCTGGGACCGCCTTGATTAACAAGGTGCAGTTCCGGGAGCTGACCGATCCGGCCCGGCAGGTCGGTGCCGTGCTGGAGCAGGGCATCAGTCATCCAGGGCAAGCGGCCCGGGCACACTTGATGACACAGGCACTACTCATTGGCGCCGACCGGGCCCGGGTGGACCTGCTGCTGGAACAGGTAGGGCTCGGCGACGCCGGGCAGCAGCGCAGCGGCGACTACTCGCTCGGCATGCGGCAGCGGCTCGCGGTGGCAACCGCACTGCTGGGCGACCCGTCAGTGCTGGTGCTCGACGAGCCGGCGAACGGACTGGATCCGGAAGGCATCGCCTGGCTGCGAGAGCTGCTGCGGGCGCACGCCGACAACGGCGGAACGGTGCTGATCTCCAGCCACCTGCTGGCCGAACTGGCCCAGCTCATCGACGACGTGGTCGTCATCGCGGAGGGGACCGTGCGGTACGCGGCGCCGCTGGAACAGTTGTACGGGTCAGCATCGACGCGGCTGCGGATCCGCGGCCGCGATCCGCAATGCCTGGAACGCGCATTCGAGGAGGCGGGAGGCCGGGTCGAGGAGTGCGGGGGCACCCTCGCGGTGGCCGGCCTGACGCCCCAGGAGGCAGGCGACATCGCCTTCGCCGTCCAGGTGCCGATCTACGAGCTGACCACCGAGTCGTTGAACCTCGAACAGATCTTCCTCAGCATGGTGCACGGCCCGGCCAGCAGTGCCGCTGCCGCCAGGGACGAGGGGAACGCCGCGTGATCACGGTGATCCGCAGTGAGCTGTACCGCCTGGCGACGACCCGGTCCAGCGCGCTGTCGCTGTCGGCCTTCAGCCTCTCGGGTGCCGTCCTCAGCGTCTTCGGTGCGGACTTCTGGGCCCTGCTGGCCGGGGTGGGCGCCTTCGGGTTCGGGGCGGCCGGCGTCTCTCAGCACTATCTGCACCATACGGTGGTACTGCTCCACCTCGCCCGACCTCGGCGGGTGTCGGTGCTTGCCGGGCAGCTCGTCACCGCACTGATCGTGAGCCTGGGATTCACCGCCGCGAGCGGCCTCGCTGTCCCGATCCTGTGGAATTGGGAGTGGTACGCGGTCACGCTGGTGGTGGCCCCGCTCATGGCGGTGTTCGGCGCCGCTGCGGCGGCCATCGCGCGCCGGGCCACCTTCCTGTTCGTCGGCTGCACGGCCTGGGTCGTCTTCGTCGAGGCAATGTACGGCAAGCTCCAGGAACCCCTCCCGTTCTCGGCATACGTGGACGCCGCCTCGGGGGACATGGGCAAGCTGCTACTCCTGCTGGGCTGGACCGTGGCGGCGATCGCCGGTGCGGTCTTCGCGGTCGGCAGGGACTTGAACGGCGACTGATACAGAGCGGTCCCTCCACCGTCGGCGGAGTCATTCCCGGCAGGCGTGCGCCGAACGCCGAGCATGCGGCTGAGCAAGTCGTCACGCCAGAACACGGACGTGCGGCTACATGTAGCAATATCCTCTCCTGCCGCCGGTCGCGTACCGGCACCAGCAGGCTCAGCACGCTCCGTGAGTTTCGTGCCCGCCTGTGCGCACTCCTAGCCGATGAGAGCGCGTGGCACTTGTTCGGTGGACGGGCGCTGAATGAGGCTACGGTTCAGTGCTGGAAGGAATGACGTAGACGCGTCACCCGTAAGCTGATTGCCGGTGACAAAGCGTGATTTCCGACTCCGCCACGCTCGTGTTATGCGCAGTGATTTGACGATCCGAGGTGCTTCAGAGCTGTGCGTGCCCGATGACGCAGAACTCGTTTCCATCAGGATCTCGCAGCACCACAAAGTCGGCATTGTCGGGATAGGGCCAGTCGTCGATCCGCGTGGCGCCCAGCTCGACGAGCCGCTCGACCTGCTCGGCTTGCGCATCGGTGTAAAGATCGAGATGCAAGCGGACCGGTTCTCGCGGGGCGGAGTCGGTCAGTTGCAAGGACACCGGCAGGTACCGGCCGTCCGGGTCGACCAGCATCTGAAACTGCGTGTCCCAGTCCGTCTCACGCCGCTGGTATCCCAGAGCGGCAGTCCAGAAGCGCACCGCTCGCTCCATGTCTTGCACGTTCACGACGATGGTGGCGAGGTGAAGGTCGCCGACAAGATCGCGCTTATCACCCATGATTGCCACAATAAGACCAGCCACGCCACTCTTCAATGAGGCGCCACTTTTCCGGATAATTCGCAGAAATAACCAAGATCAGACGCGCTCACCTGCCGCTGACGGTGTGCGGGCTGCCGGGCAAGTCGTCACGCACGGAAGAAGGTCACGGACCTGGCCTACGCCTTTGAGTGTCGGTTGACTTTGTACGGGATGTGCCTACCGAACCTTGGCACCGTACTTTTTCACGAGGTCTCGCGCGGTTGATGGCACGTTCCCGCTCGCCGATTAGCGTGTCCCTCGAGCCCGGAGTCCATCCGTCCGGATTCGACCGTGCCGACGAACTCGCCGGTGTACTCGAATTGGAACGAGGCGCCGAACTCATCCGAGAGTCGACAGACCTCGCCAACCAGTTCCTTGACCTCCTCCAGGTGCACACGGTCCACCTGAGGATCGATCTCATCAACCCATGGCGGCAGCGCTGTGAAAGCCGCAGCCCGAATCCAGCCCAGCGCGGGCCAATCTCGTCTGATGAATCGAGGAAGCTGGGCGGGCCGATTACCCAGGTCCGACGCACGTATCACACCATCATGCCGACGAGCCCACACCGGATCATGCGGTTCGTCGAGCAATGCATGGGCGCCGGCCCTGGAAGGCTGTGATTCCGTCCGGCATTGCTCGCCTGTGGTTATCGATCTGCACGTCGTCGAGCCTCTGCAATGCCGGTGTCAGTGCGCGGCGCCGATGCCGGGTAGCCGCAGACTCCGCGCGAGCGGGGGCCGAAGCTGCCCCCAAGCAGCGTTAGGCGCGGCGCAGCACCAAGGTCACGAAGCCGAGCACGCCCCGGTAGCCCTGCAGCCACCCGTTGCGGTGATCCCGAGCGACCTCCAGCACCTGCGCCGCATCCGGATGGCCCGGATTGTCCAGCGCCCACGCGGTCAGCGAACCAGTCCACGACCATTCGTAGTCGTCCCACTCGGCGGCCTCGCTGACGTGCGCGTACACCGGCAGCCAGCCGGTCTTGGCAGCCACGTCGATCAGACCCGCCAGGTCGGTGTAGTCGGCCGGAGCCGCGTCCAGCGCGGCCAGGGCCGCCGGGGTCGGCGGCGCCGCCCAGAATCCTTCGCCGATCATCAGCACACCGTCGGCGTTCACGTGCCGCCCGGCCGCGTGCAGGGTGCC is part of the Actinoplanes sp. NBC_00393 genome and harbors:
- a CDS encoding ATP-binding cassette domain-containing protein, with the translated sequence MIEINGLTKRYGRVHAVDDVTFAAPPGRVTGLLGLNGSGKTTTLRMLLGLTRPTSGTALINKVQFRELTDPARQVGAVLEQGISHPGQAARAHLMTQALLIGADRARVDLLLEQVGLGDAGQQRSGDYSLGMRQRLAVATALLGDPSVLVLDEPANGLDPEGIAWLRELLRAHADNGGTVLISSHLLAELAQLIDDVVVIAEGTVRYAAPLEQLYGSASTRLRIRGRDPQCLERAFEEAGGRVEECGGTLAVAGLTPQEAGDIAFAVQVPIYELTTESLNLEQIFLSMVHGPASSAAAARDEGNAA
- a CDS encoding class I SAM-dependent methyltransferase; this translates as MNSRSVRDAYSSMSEQYIALFGGDWQAPANEAALVRDHLVGLNGMVLDLGCGPGHWSGYLHSLGTEVTGVDMVPEFLDYARTHFPGPQFRLGSMTNLGLANHAAAGILSWYSTIHLPPPELDRALIEFRRMLAPSGRLVIGFFDSDDEVAAFDHKVYPAYSWPVDEFSTRLTRAGFTELQRMRQQFPDRPDRKYAAIAASAAAT
- a CDS encoding tyrosine-type recombinase/integrase, producing the protein MATSSRSTSGTKLPDHVVLRAAVAAYLGRYRGQTRLHAESDLRVFLRWCARQDLDALAAERADIERCVRWLQDDGCYQPSTVSRRLSVVVVFCRVCVIDRILPHSPADYVRRPRVPAESPTLGLGHLQFEALITTARLSNNINDFALVALLGLLGLRIFEACGLNTSDLGEEHGHRVLRVRGKGGKVVLVPLPPAVARAVDQAVDERESGPILRNTLGRRLDRHAATRRLKQLAAGAGIRIPRMHPHMLRHTFVTTMLDAGVSLRDVQIAARHADPRTTMRYDRARRNLDRHPNYILAAYMASGT
- a CDS encoding transposase → MPRPSKYSEDFRRDAVELVRSAGRTIRDVGRELGVNHETLRGWVNAAKRAEEQRAGHRGTDDGELSGAERDELRRLRRKVAELETEKEILRKAAAYFAKEMGR
- a CDS encoding IS3 family transposase, with product MIHRYRFISEHHAVYGVARLCRVLAVKRRQGYYEWLAAEPARQVRQADDEHLATLIRQIQAEHRGYGSPRVSAELRRRGLRINRKRVERVMRERGLAGITRRRRRSLTRPDAKAAPAPDLIRRDFTAAAPGRRLVGDITYLPTVEGWLYLATTIDLFNREVIGHAMATHMRAELVCDAVELAHRRGLVHRRAVFHSDRGSQYTSSTFRATLTRLNMRPSMGRTGSCFDNAVAESFFASLKAEIGTRVFATRAEARRAVFAYINYYNNKRLHSTVNRNLSSQLRQFLDFV
- a CDS encoding SAM-dependent methyltransferase; its protein translation is MDRLRLSSIAHTHHPIAAPVSGVNVNRLLRRAGREPAARILDLGCGEAAWALQALAYYPDGVADGLDLSPYALERAAAAAAERGLADRLTLHERDARHYAADGDYDLVLCIGSTHAFGGVEGTLHAAGRHVNADGVLMIGEGFWAAPPTPAALAALDAAPADYTDLAGLIDVAAKTGWLPVYAHVSEAAEWDDYEWSWTGSLTAWALDNPGHPDAAQVLEVARDHRNGWLQGYRGVLGFVTLVLRRA
- a CDS encoding VOC family protein, with the translated sequence MGDKRDLVGDLHLATIVVNVQDMERAVRFWTAALGYQRRETDWDTQFQMLVDPDGRYLPVSLQLTDSAPREPVRLHLDLYTDAQAEQVERLVELGATRIDDWPYPDNADFVVLRDPDGNEFCVIGHAQL